The following coding sequences lie in one Porphyromonas asaccharolytica DSM 20707 genomic window:
- a CDS encoding Nif3-like dinuclear metal center hexameric protein → MVTIGDVVRTVETCYPLSYQESYDNSGLQVGDVTQPLRGIMLAVETTEAVLEECLQRGCNLLISHHPILFRGLKRVTSATYQERCVAFALRNNIAIYACHTSADNETTQGVNHYLANLIGLKREGRRPMMPQRGRFYKLQTFIPHSHADALRSAYEEAGIGSLGGYTGCSYSCSGVGRFRPGSETHPTIGTHGAMEAVEEEMISVLVPQERLSQAVTTLVATHPYEVPAYEVIPIVMDHPTSGLGVIGELPSALTPQELLELLATLPAVERIAYSNPPTQPIRRIALCGGSGGGHEFIGEAMRSGAEVYITGEAKYNDYLDVQGRLWLITLGHFESEHCTRTMLYDALSDKYRNFVIHMSDADTNPIHYF, encoded by the coding sequence ATGGTCACGATAGGAGATGTAGTTCGTACGGTAGAGACGTGCTATCCGCTGAGCTATCAGGAGAGCTACGATAACTCGGGTCTTCAGGTGGGCGATGTGACGCAGCCGCTGCGTGGCATCATGCTGGCTGTGGAGACGACCGAGGCGGTACTCGAAGAGTGCTTGCAGCGTGGGTGCAACCTGCTCATATCGCACCATCCGATTCTCTTTCGAGGGCTTAAGCGGGTCACGTCCGCGACCTATCAGGAGCGTTGCGTAGCTTTTGCCCTGAGAAACAATATCGCTATCTACGCCTGTCACACTTCGGCAGACAATGAGACGACGCAGGGAGTGAATCACTATCTGGCCAACCTGATCGGTCTCAAGCGTGAGGGTAGGCGACCGATGATGCCTCAACGGGGACGCTTCTACAAGCTGCAGACTTTCATCCCGCACAGCCACGCTGATGCGCTACGCTCCGCTTATGAGGAGGCGGGCATTGGGTCTCTAGGCGGGTACACAGGCTGCAGTTATAGTTGCTCTGGGGTAGGGCGCTTCCGCCCAGGCTCAGAGACGCATCCGACCATTGGTACACATGGCGCCATGGAGGCGGTCGAGGAGGAGATGATCTCGGTGCTCGTGCCGCAGGAGCGACTATCGCAAGCAGTGACGACGCTCGTAGCTACGCACCCCTATGAGGTGCCAGCTTATGAGGTGATCCCGATCGTGATGGATCACCCGACGAGTGGGCTAGGGGTCATTGGCGAACTACCCAGTGCGCTGACACCGCAGGAGCTGCTAGAGCTTCTAGCTACGCTGCCAGCTGTGGAGCGTATTGCTTATTCGAATCCTCCCACGCAACCGATCCGTCGCATAGCACTCTGTGGTGGTAGTGGCGGTGGTCACGAGTTCATCGGTGAGGCTATGCGCTCAGGCGCAGAGGTCTATATAACAGGTGAGGCAAAGTACAACGACTATCTCGACGTGCAGGGTCGTCTCTGGCTGATCACGCTAGGACACTTCGAGAGTGAGCACTGCACCCGCACGATGCTCTATGATGCATTGTCGGATAAATATCGTAACTTTGTCATCCATATGTCAGATGCTGACACCAATCCTATTCACTATTTCTAA
- a CDS encoding zinc ribbon domain-containing protein — translation MSTNTTTHEVAERSIREKLIALKRLQETLTSIDKIKLLRGELPQAIEDLADEIEGLKTRLEKYNAAAKKLSQSVSGENQKISTANDKLETLKEQLNAVSNNREYEHLSREIEFQELEIQLAQKHIREFNAELQGRKDDIAKLQERIKEREEDHQAKSEELEQIIAETRIEEEELRDRANELEAQIDERILKAFQRLRKGATNGLAVVPVEREACGGCFNHIPPQRQLEVKLHNKVIVCEYCGRVLIDPDIEEEPVELTNEQSDTKKDAKKTTTKKAASKSTKKATTSKDQADK, via the coding sequence ATGAGTACTAATACAACGACCCACGAAGTAGCCGAGCGTAGTATCAGGGAGAAACTCATCGCCCTCAAGCGTCTACAGGAGACGCTCACCAGTATTGACAAAATCAAACTGCTACGAGGCGAGCTACCCCAAGCTATCGAAGATCTAGCGGACGAAATCGAGGGACTGAAGACACGCTTAGAGAAGTATAACGCTGCTGCCAAGAAACTCTCACAGTCGGTCAGTGGAGAGAATCAAAAGATCTCTACAGCAAACGATAAGCTCGAGACACTCAAGGAGCAGCTCAATGCGGTGAGCAACAACCGCGAGTATGAGCACCTGTCGCGCGAGATCGAGTTCCAAGAGCTTGAGATACAGCTAGCGCAGAAGCATATCCGTGAGTTCAATGCGGAGCTACAGGGTCGCAAGGATGATATCGCCAAGCTTCAAGAGCGTATCAAGGAGCGTGAGGAGGATCATCAGGCTAAGAGTGAGGAGCTGGAGCAGATCATTGCCGAGACTCGCATCGAGGAGGAGGAGCTCCGTGATCGTGCCAACGAGCTAGAGGCGCAGATCGATGAGCGCATCCTCAAGGCGTTTCAACGTCTGCGCAAGGGCGCTACCAATGGACTGGCTGTCGTGCCTGTAGAGCGTGAGGCATGCGGTGGGTGCTTTAACCATATCCCGCCACAGCGTCAGCTAGAGGTCAAGCTACACAACAAGGTCATCGTCTGCGAGTATTGCGGACGTGTACTCATCGATCCCGACATCGAGGAGGAGCCAGTAGAGCTCACGAATGAGCAGTCTGATACGAAGAAAGACGCTAAGAAGACGACTACAAAGAAGGCTGCATCTAAGAGTACTAAGAAGGCTACCACTAGCAAGGATCAAGCGGACAAGTAA